The genomic region TGCAAAGCTGTTGACCGGCTCGGGAGCGGTCGTTTCGTGTGCAGGCGCCCGAAAGCTCGCCAATGCGGCATCGGCCACGCTTGACGACGCCCGGAAACCGGCGGCCGCCAGTGCCTCTCCGATAGCGCGGATCACCGCCCCGCGCACCGCGCCCTGGTCGCGAAACCTCAGCTCGGCCTTGGTGGGGTGGACGTTGACGTCCACCTCGCCCGGATCGATGGCGACGAACAGGGCGATCACCGGAAACCGATCGCGATGCAGGAAATCGGCATAGGCCGCACGCACTGCGCCCAGCAGCACCTTGTCGCGCACCGAACGGCCGTTGACGAAATAGAATTGGTTGAGCGTATTGGCACGCGAAAAAGTGGGCAGGCCCGCCAGCCCGCCGACCACGATGCCGCCGCGCGAAAAGCCGATCTGCTGCGCATTCTCGGGAAAATCGGCGCCTATGATCTGGGCAAGCCGGGCATGGACTGCGTTCTCACCCGTCTGTGCCGGCCAGTTGATCGGCTGCCGGTCGGTGCCCGAGAGTACGAAATGAACGCCACGATGCGCCATGGCGAGACGTTTGATGACGTCCGTGATCGCCCCGGCCTCGGCCCGGTCGGATTTCAGAAACTTCAGCCGCGCCGGGATATCGGCGAAGAGGTTCTTGACCTCGACGACGGTGCCCCGGTTGATCGGATGCGGTACCGGGCCGACTTTTACGCCGCGTCTGACGCTGATCTTGAGGCCGGTTTCCGCCTGGGCTGTGCGCGAGGCGATCGAGAGATCGGAAACCGACCCGATCGAAGCCAGCGCTTCGCCACGGAACCCCAGTGTGCGGATATCGTCGAGCCCGTCGTCGGCGAGCTTTGAGGTTGCGTGCCGTTCTACCGAAAGGATCAGATCGTCGGCATCCATGCCGTGCCCATCATCCTCGATGCGGATCAAACTCTTGCCGCCTGCCGCCGTGGTGACGGCGATGCGCCTGGCGCCGGCGTCCAGAGCGTTTTCGACAAGTTCCTTGACGACGCTGGCTGGCCGTTCGACGACTTCGCCAGCGGCGATCTTGTTGACGAGGTCGTCTGGAAGCTGGCGGATTGCCATGGGCACTGATTCTCCTTTCCGCCTATCCTAACGATGCGGACAGCCCTCGCCAAAGCTGATATGAGCCCCGACGTGATGACGACACCCGAAAATCCCATGGAGATTGCTTTCGCGCTCGCCCAGGAAGCGGCGGACCATGGAGAGGTGCCCGTGGGCGCGGTGATCGTGCGCGACGGCAAGGTGCTCGCCACCGGGCGCAACACGATGCGCGAAACGGGCGATCCGACGGCCCATGCCGAATTCAACGCCATCCGCGCGGCGCTTGCTGCCGATGGTACGGGGCGGCTATCCGACTGCGACCTCTATGTGACGCTCGAGCCCTGCACCATGTGCGCCGGCGCTATCGCCCACGTCAAACTGCGGCGGCTCTATTATGCCGCCGAGGACTCCAAGGGCGGAGCGGTCGACAATGGCGTACGCTTTTTCGCCCAGCCCACCTGCCACCACATACCTGAGGTCATCGGGGGCGTTTCGGCGTCCCGCGCCGGTGAGATGCTCAGGAAATTTTTCGCTGATCGGCGATGAAGCTCTCGATCCGCGCTTCCAGCTCGCGCTTGAAGCGGTCCTTTTCCGCATCGCCGGCTTTGACGATCTCGCGCACTCGCCAGTATTCATGCGCGCCCATATTGACGTGGTGCGGCCTGAAATAAAGGTCGGGCGGATAGGCGGCCAGCATGTGGGCGATAAGCTGATGCATCATGATCTGAGCCGAACCGAACCCCACATCGAGTAGGGTGGGCACATAGCCTTCCGGCCATGGCCGTGGATCGCCATTGACGTCGATCGCGATCAGGATGTCGCTGCCTGGAGCCGCATGGTCGAGCGGCAGCGGATTAACCACCCCACCGTCGACCAGAAGCGTGTCGTGATAGTGAA from Pelagibacterium sp. 26DY04 harbors:
- the mutL gene encoding DNA mismatch repair endonuclease MutL; the encoded protein is MAIRQLPDDLVNKIAAGEVVERPASVVKELVENALDAGARRIAVTTAAGGKSLIRIEDDGHGMDADDLILSVERHATSKLADDGLDDIRTLGFRGEALASIGSVSDLSIASRTAQAETGLKISVRRGVKVGPVPHPINRGTVVEVKNLFADIPARLKFLKSDRAEAGAITDVIKRLAMAHRGVHFVLSGTDRQPINWPAQTGENAVHARLAQIIGADFPENAQQIGFSRGGIVVGGLAGLPTFSRANTLNQFYFVNGRSVRDKVLLGAVRAAYADFLHRDRFPVIALFVAIDPGEVDVNVHPTKAELRFRDQGAVRGAVIRAIGEALAAAGFRASSSVADAALASFRAPAHETTAPEPVNSFAEPAGAAPPYRPMQPSFAAQPSLSSSLAAEIRQFDAPSARFEPIETQPAEQQDFPLGVARTQVFENYIVAQNGDALVLIDQHAAHERLVYEKFRNQLRSGPVVSQRQLIPVVIDLPEEDCGRLEDAAPVLEKLGLYLERFGPGAIAVNETPALLGQTDIDGLVRDLADGLAEWDNVAVLEERMDAIIARMACHGSVRSGRRLRPDEMNALLREMEATPHSGQCIHGRPTYIELKKGDLERLFGRR
- a CDS encoding nucleoside deaminase gives rise to the protein MTTPENPMEIAFALAQEAADHGEVPVGAVIVRDGKVLATGRNTMRETGDPTAHAEFNAIRAALAADGTGRLSDCDLYVTLEPCTMCAGAIAHVKLRRLYYAAEDSKGGAVDNGVRFFAQPTCHHIPEVIGGVSASRAGEMLRKFFADRR